The Glycine soja cultivar W05 chromosome 8, ASM419377v2, whole genome shotgun sequence genome has a window encoding:
- the LOC114421066 gene encoding protein SPA1-RELATED 2-like, whose translation MLDRKPVNDEQGHVMQHLSTDVHTAEHKEDEGHAHEGIQTKVIHKSGFAEYSGRSTLKGKGVVCKGPSSNGLYIESRDQNPIKSGIDTQMDSNALPSSGLKTAKSPHNATGPGSGGSDTDGVTLREWLKSRHHKRSKTDHLSIFRKIVDLVDGSHFEGVAMRNLYPSYIKLLPSNQVMYLGLPAQKQTLDSVANSEVLQLDNSFIRKRLSETVISPSLNLQLKKQKFNENARVAGDWSQCPPRTDLYLQIANDIKVNAVGSQNYYNEYKEDIQFSKHNIGRMSRIPHISSAGQLQLTSLNEGLEDKWYASPEGGCTTSSNIYCLGVLLFELLNHFDSERAHIAAMSNLRHRILPSVFLSEYPMEAGFCLWMMHPEPSSRPTLREILQSEVINGIHEVYCEELSSSLNQDDAESELLLHFLISLKEQKHMDANKLAEEIRCLESDVKEVERRHDLRKSLLPSSLQNDSSLQIENVSLKESIISNANELRLMKIIPRLESAYFSMRSKIKLPETDTATHPDKDILINHDNWCGAQKDMEQHKATDALGAFFDSLCKYARYSKFEVRGILRNTDFNNPANVICSLSFDRDEDYFAAAGISKKIKIFEFNALFNDSIDIHYPVVEMSNRSRLSCVCWNNYIQNYLASTDYDGAVKLWDANTGQGFSRFTEHEKRAWSVDFSLLCPTKFASGSDDCSVKLWNINEKNSLATIRNVANVCCVQFSTHSSHLLAFGSADYSAYCYDLRNLRNPWCVLAGHRKAVSYVKFLDSETLVSASTDNMLKIWDLNKTSPVGPSTSACSLTLSGHTNEKNFVGLSVADGYIACGSETNEVYVYHKSLPMPVTSHRFGSIDPISGEETDDDNGLFVSSVCWRGKSDMVVAANSSGCIKVLQMV comes from the exons ATGTTAGATAGAAAACCAGTCAATGATGAACAGGGCCATGTCATGCAGCACCTGTCCACTGACGTGCATACCGCTGAACATAAAGAGGATGAAGGTCATGCTCACGAAGGAATACAAACAAAAGTTATACACAAATCAGGATTTGCAGAGTATTCTGGTAGAAGTACATTGAAGGGAAAGGGTGTTGTATGTAAAGGTCCATCTTCTAATGGCTTATATATTGAGTCTAGAGATCAGAACCCGATAAAGTCTGGTATTGACACTCAGATGGATTCTAATGCATTGCCGAGCTCAGGTTTAAAGACTGCAAAGTCTCCTCATAATGCTACAGGGCCAGGATCTGGTGGGTCTGACACTGATGGTGTGACTTTGAGAGAATGGTTGAAATCTAGGCACCACAAACGGAGCAAAACAGATCATTTAAGTATATTTAGAAAAATTGTGGATTTGGTTGATGGTTCTCACTTCGAGGGAGTTGCAATGCGCAATCTGTACCCTTCTTATATTAAATTGTTGCCATCAAACCAGGTTATGTACCTTGGGTTGCCTGCTCAGAAACAGACATTAGATAGTGTTGCAAATTCTGAAGTTCTTCAGCTAGATAATTCTTTTATTAGAAAAAGGCTGTCAGAGACGGTAATATCTCCCTCTCTTAATTTGCAATTGAAGAAACAGAAATTCAATGAAAATGCTAGAGTTGCTGGTGATTGGAGTCAATGCCCTCCTAGGACTGACTTGTATCTTCAAATTGCCAATGATATTAAAGTCAATGCAGTGGGATCACAAAATTATTACAATGAATACAAGGAAGATATCCAATTTTCTAAACATAATATTGGGAGAATGTCTCGCATCCCTCACATATCTAGTGCAGGTCAATTGCAATTGACTTCTTTAAATGAAGGATTGGAAGATAAATGGTATGCAAGTCCTGAGGGTGGTTGCACAACATCATCAAATATCTACTGTCTTGGAGTCCTTCTTTTTGAG TTACTTAATCATTTTGACTCAGAAAGAGCACATATTGCTGCAATGTCTAATCTTCGCCATAGGATTCTTCCTTCAGTTTTCCTATCAGAGTATCCTATGGAAGCAGGATTTTGCCTTTGGATGATGCATCCTGAACCATCATCACGTCCAACATTAAG GGAGATCCTACAATCTGAAGTGATTAATGGAATCCATGAGGTGTACTGTGAGGAATTATCATCAAGTCTCAATCAAGATGATGCAGAATCAGAATTGCTATTGCATTTCCTCATCTCACTAAAAGAGCAGAAGCACATGGATGCCAACAAATTGGCAGAAGAAATCAGATGCTTAGAATCAGATGTGAAAGAGGTGGAGAGGAGACATGACTTGAGAAAATCCTTGCTTCCCTCAAGCTTGCAGAATGACTCCTCTCTTCAAATAGAGAATGTATCTCTTAAAGAATCCATAATTTCTAATGCAAATGAACTGAGATTGATGAAAATTATACCCCGACTTGAAAGTGCTTACTTTTCCATGAGATCCAAAATTAAGCTTCCTGAAACAGATACTGCAACTCACCCAGATAAAGATATACTGATAAATCATGACAATTGGTGTGGAGCTCAAAAAGACATGGAACAACATAAAGCGACAGATGCTTTAGGAGCTTTCTTTGACAGTTTGTGCAAGTATGCACGTTATAGCAAGTTTGAAGTGCGGGGCATACTAAGAAATACTGATTTTAATAATCCTGCAAATGTAATATGCTCTCTGAGTTTTGATAGGGATGAAGATTACTTTGCTGCTGCTGGGAtatcaaagaaaattaaaatatttgagttCAATGCACTTTTCAATGATTCCATTGACATCCATTATCCTGTAGTTGAGATGTCAAACAGATCAAGGCTCAGTTGTGTTTGCTGGAATAACTACATCCAGAACTATCTTGCCTCCACAGACTATGATGGTGCTGTTAAG CTATGGGATGCTAATACAGGCCAAGGGTTTTCTCGATTCACCGAACATGAAAAGAGGGCTTGGTCTGTTGATTTCTCTTTGTTATGCCCTACTAAATTTGCCAGTGGGAGTGATGATTGTTCTGTGAAACTGTGGAATATCAATGAG AAAAACAGTTTAGCCACAATCAGGAATGTTGCTAATGTCTGCTGTGTTCAGTTCTCTACTCATTCCTCTCATTTGCTGGCCTTTGGATCTGCTGATTACTCAGCATATTGCTATGATCTTCGCAATCTTAGAAACCCTTGGTGTGTGTTGGCTGGCCATCGTAAAGCTGTAAGCTATGTCAAATTCTTGGACTCTGAAACACTTGTTTCTGCATCAACCGATAACATGTTGAAGATCTGGGATCTCAATAAAACCTCTCCTGTGGGTCCATCAACTAGTGCTTGCAGCTTAACCCTGTCTGGACATACTAATGAGAAG AATTTTGTGGGTTTATCAGTTGCCGATGGATATATAGCATGTGGTTCAGAAACAAATGAG GTTTATGTCTACCATAAATCTCTTCCCATGCCAGTCACTTCGCACAGGTTTGGGTCCATTGATCCTATTTCTGGTGAAGAGACAGATGATGACAATGGTTTGTTTGTTTCAAGTGTGTGCTGGAGAGGAAAATCAGACATGGTTGTTGCAGCCAATTCAAGTGGATGTATAAAAGTTCTACAGATGGTTTGA